From Sphaerochaeta sp., a single genomic window includes:
- the recA gene encoding recombinase RecA — protein MAKATTQGTGKPEENKEKLEALEAARSQIEKQFGKGSLMKLGDDQKAMDIACIPSGSLLLDEALGIGGYPRGRVVEIYGPESSGKTTLALQAIAESQKLGGIAAFIDAEHALDPSYAKKLGVNIDELWISQPDSGEQALEICESLVRSGAVDIIVVDSVAALTPQAEIDGDMGDSHMGLQARLMSQALRKLTGLLAKSNTLIIFINQIRMKIGVMFGNPETTTGGNALKFYASVRLDVRKIETISKSEDEVIGNRIRVKVVKNKVAPPFKKVELDLMFNEGISYVGSVLDAALKYGMIEKSGSWYSLNGEKIGQGRDRTLDYLKSNPDLTKDLSDKLRAMMFPPKGQKPEEAVTPKTAPDAAQS, from the coding sequence ATGGCGAAAGCGACAACCCAAGGGACCGGTAAGCCGGAAGAAAACAAGGAAAAACTCGAAGCGCTGGAAGCGGCCCGCAGCCAGATCGAGAAACAATTCGGAAAAGGTTCCTTGATGAAACTGGGGGATGACCAGAAGGCGATGGACATCGCCTGCATCCCTTCCGGTTCTTTGCTGTTGGATGAGGCGTTGGGCATCGGTGGGTATCCTCGTGGCAGGGTGGTGGAGATCTATGGGCCGGAATCAAGCGGCAAGACGACGCTTGCCTTGCAGGCCATCGCCGAAAGCCAGAAACTCGGCGGCATCGCGGCGTTCATCGACGCCGAGCATGCGTTGGATCCCAGTTACGCCAAGAAACTTGGGGTGAATATTGACGAGCTGTGGATCAGCCAGCCGGACAGCGGGGAGCAAGCCCTGGAAATCTGTGAATCGCTGGTACGGAGCGGCGCGGTGGACATCATTGTCGTCGACTCGGTGGCGGCGCTCACCCCGCAGGCGGAAATTGACGGAGACATGGGCGATTCCCACATGGGGCTGCAGGCCCGCTTGATGAGCCAGGCGCTCCGCAAGCTCACCGGCCTGTTGGCCAAGAGCAATACGTTGATCATCTTCATCAACCAGATTCGTATGAAGATCGGCGTGATGTTCGGCAACCCGGAGACGACCACCGGTGGAAACGCCCTGAAGTTCTACGCGTCGGTTCGCTTGGACGTCAGGAAGATCGAGACGATTTCCAAGAGCGAGGATGAAGTGATCGGCAACCGGATCCGCGTCAAAGTGGTGAAGAACAAGGTGGCCCCACCGTTCAAGAAAGTCGAACTGGATCTGATGTTCAACGAGGGCATCAGTTATGTCGGTTCCGTGCTGGACGCCGCGTTGAAGTACGGCATGATCGAGAAGAGCGGTTCGTGGTACAGCCTGAACGGAGAGAAGATCGGGCAGGGAAGGGACCGCACGCTGGATTATCTGAAATCCAACCCGGATCTTACCAAGGACCTTTCCGACAAGCTCCGTGCCATGATGTTCCCGCCCAAAGGCCAGAAGCCTGAAGAGGCCGTGACACCAAAAACCGCACCAGACGCAGCACAATCGTAA
- the scpB gene encoding SMC-Scp complex subunit ScpB, translated as MMAKEKMQKQSGPVLSQNARLVEVILFLENEPVEKEKLARMTGLTQAELKDAVDELADHYNLFFHGLTVNENPGGYLLSPSSDLFGKLKSSYGKKVERRLSKAAMETLSIVAYSQPVTRREIDNIRGVASDTIVKLLREREYIKVVGRKDVIGHPCLYGTTRKFLYEFHISSISELPKLSEIDAERFGEKTQGQDKEGTDEN; from the coding sequence ATGATGGCCAAAGAGAAGATGCAGAAGCAATCCGGACCGGTACTCAGTCAGAACGCCCGGCTGGTGGAAGTGATCCTGTTTTTGGAAAATGAACCGGTTGAGAAGGAAAAGCTGGCGCGGATGACCGGTTTGACCCAAGCGGAACTGAAAGACGCGGTGGATGAACTTGCCGATCACTACAACCTCTTTTTCCACGGACTTACCGTCAACGAAAACCCGGGTGGTTATCTGCTGTCTCCCTCCAGTGACCTGTTTGGAAAACTCAAATCCAGTTATGGGAAGAAAGTGGAACGCAGGCTCTCCAAAGCGGCGATGGAAACGCTCTCCATCGTGGCGTACAGCCAGCCGGTGACCCGCAGGGAGATCGACAACATCCGGGGTGTGGCAAGCGATACCATCGTCAAGCTGCTTCGCGAGCGCGAGTATATCAAAGTGGTTGGCAGAAAAGATGTCATCGGGCATCCCTGCCTGTACGGAACAACCCGCAAGTTCCTGTATGAATTTCATATCTCATCGATCAGCGAACTGCCCAAGCTGTCTGAGATCGACGCAGAACGGTTTGGGGAGAAAACCCAGGGGCAGGACAAGGAAGGAACGGATGAAAATTGA
- the cmk gene encoding (d)CMP kinase, whose translation MIVAIDGPAGVGKSTIARMIADKCGFYYLNSGSFYRAYTYNQQRLGADVSDLPSVLEHARQIKLSVENGEICIDGKSVEDKLHTPEVDAAVAQVSTYAPLRSYVNEQLRAIAKGMDVIAEGRDITTVVFPNADVKCYFDAKPEVRAMRRFKQHPENGSYEQVLDVIRMRDEIDRNKAVGALKIAPDALYVDTSYLTMDEVCETVLSAIFSCKNGNK comes from the coding sequence ATGATCGTCGCCATCGACGGACCTGCCGGGGTAGGCAAGAGCACCATTGCCCGCATGATTGCAGACAAATGCGGCTTCTACTATTTGAATAGCGGCTCGTTCTATCGTGCCTATACGTACAACCAGCAACGGCTTGGGGCTGATGTTTCCGATCTCCCTTCCGTACTGGAGCACGCCAGACAGATCAAACTCTCCGTGGAGAACGGGGAGATCTGCATTGACGGAAAGAGTGTGGAGGACAAACTGCACACCCCAGAGGTGGACGCTGCGGTGGCCCAGGTGAGCACCTACGCGCCGCTTCGTTCCTACGTCAACGAACAGCTTCGTGCCATCGCCAAAGGGATGGATGTGATCGCTGAAGGAAGGGACATCACGACGGTGGTTTTCCCCAACGCCGATGTGAAATGTTACTTCGACGCAAAGCCGGAAGTCAGGGCGATGCGACGCTTCAAGCAACACCCGGAAAACGGGAGTTATGAACAGGTGCTGGACGTCATCCGGATGAGGGACGAAATCGATCGAAACAAGGCTGTCGGAGCGTTGAAAATCGCTCCAGATGCATTGTATGTCGACACATCGTACTTGACTATGGATGAGGTTTGTGAGACAGTGTTATCTGCTATTTTTTCGTGTAAAAACGGTAATAAATAG
- a CDS encoding tetratricopeptide repeat protein yields the protein MSDKSKKGDVDITKTEVVEGKVNSFLDTYKYVLIAVGVAILVAVITLIIVDTVRSNNLEKAFDKIDQLESTYSQVMALDKTTDDYKTKYSDLKSQLESMSKGKTYPALKAQYLLATMAYDDKDYETAKTGFYAIYEASKQTYLGSLSLTNAAVAAEDSGDDATALEYYTKVWDEYQTTAAEAPKALFNQGRLEQKKGDVTLAKATFQQLIDQFHNSEYAKLAKNHRGDVVRIIPNQGKGRAA from the coding sequence ATGAGTGACAAAAGCAAGAAAGGAGACGTTGACATCACCAAGACTGAAGTCGTCGAGGGGAAAGTCAATTCATTCCTTGATACGTATAAGTATGTCTTGATCGCCGTTGGCGTTGCGATTCTCGTCGCAGTGATCACGTTGATCATTGTAGATACGGTTCGTTCCAACAATCTTGAGAAGGCGTTTGACAAGATCGACCAATTGGAATCAACGTATTCCCAGGTCATGGCACTGGACAAGACTACGGATGACTACAAGACCAAGTATTCTGATCTGAAGAGCCAGTTGGAGTCCATGTCCAAGGGTAAAACCTATCCGGCGCTGAAAGCGCAGTATCTGCTTGCCACCATGGCGTATGACGACAAGGATTATGAGACGGCGAAGACCGGGTTCTACGCTATTTACGAAGCTTCCAAACAAACGTATCTTGGTTCGCTTTCCCTGACCAATGCGGCAGTAGCGGCTGAGGACAGTGGAGACGACGCTACGGCGCTTGAGTACTACACCAAAGTGTGGGATGAATATCAGACCACTGCTGCGGAAGCACCGAAAGCATTGTTCAACCAGGGACGTCTGGAACAGAAGAAAGGGGACGTGACGCTTGCGAAAGCGACGTTCCAGCAGTTGATCGACCAATTCCACAACAGTGAGTACGCCAAGCTGGCGAAAAACCATCGTGGTGACGTTGTGAGGATTATCCCCAACCAGGGGAAGGGAAGGGCGGCGTGA
- the mazG gene encoding nucleoside triphosphate pyrophosphohydrolase, whose product MINYVYEPKATLSEALMQLYDMARMLRSPEGCPWDRKQTVKTIASNMHDEVYEYQDALYKNDLKEQSEELGDVLFNVVLLMEMHAEKPDFDIVKSVNDISEKLYRRHPHVFGSVKVKDTTEVLENWNKIKIEVEGKKPNPDNFFSRVPDSMPPLERCKEISKQAVKVGFDWSEKQGIIDKVCEELDEVIEADTALDRVQDEVELEVGDLLFAVVNLARHLGVDASTALHRANDKFERRFNEVVKLAAKDNIPLDKEHVNEENDLWDKVKSVETKGKHHQEPTTY is encoded by the coding sequence ATGATCAACTATGTGTATGAACCGAAAGCAACCCTCTCTGAGGCGTTGATGCAATTGTATGATATGGCCAGAATGCTCCGTAGCCCTGAAGGCTGTCCGTGGGACCGGAAACAAACCGTCAAAACCATCGCAAGCAACATGCATGACGAGGTATATGAATATCAGGACGCTCTGTACAAAAACGACCTGAAGGAACAATCTGAAGAACTGGGTGACGTGTTGTTCAACGTGGTTCTCCTGATGGAGATGCACGCTGAAAAGCCCGATTTCGACATCGTGAAATCGGTCAACGACATCAGTGAGAAACTGTACCGCAGACATCCCCATGTGTTCGGTTCCGTCAAGGTGAAAGACACCACGGAAGTCTTGGAGAACTGGAACAAGATCAAGATTGAAGTGGAAGGCAAGAAACCGAATCCCGACAACTTTTTCTCCCGTGTCCCCGACTCCATGCCTCCGCTGGAACGTTGCAAGGAAATCTCAAAACAAGCCGTCAAAGTAGGATTCGATTGGTCGGAAAAACAAGGCATCATCGATAAAGTGTGTGAAGAACTGGATGAGGTCATCGAAGCGGACACCGCATTGGATCGTGTCCAGGATGAAGTGGAATTGGAAGTCGGTGATTTGCTGTTTGCCGTTGTAAATCTTGCACGGCACTTGGGGGTTGACGCCTCCACTGCCCTGCACCGTGCCAATGACAAGTTCGAACGTCGATTCAACGAGGTGGTCAAGCTTGCAGCCAAAGACAATATTCCTCTGGACAAAGAACACGTCAATGAGGAAAACGATCTGTGGGACAAAGTCAAATCAGTTGAGACAAAAGGCAAACACCATCAAGAGCCAACCACGTACTAA
- the dtd gene encoding D-aminoacyl-tRNA deacylase has protein sequence MRCVIQRVQDATVTVDGALIGSISQGILVYFGVQKGDTEEQMRWICDKMVKLRMFRDANDKMNLSLDDVHGQILLVSQFTLCANLHKGNRPSYDDAEDPEKANQMYSKALSYLTGLGYTVAHGRFGAHMMVTYTNDGPVTFVLER, from the coding sequence ATGAGATGCGTCATCCAACGTGTGCAAGACGCCACCGTCACGGTGGACGGCGCGTTGATCGGTTCCATTTCCCAAGGAATTCTGGTCTACTTTGGCGTGCAGAAAGGTGATACGGAAGAGCAGATGCGGTGGATCTGTGACAAGATGGTCAAACTCCGCATGTTTCGTGACGCCAATGACAAGATGAACCTCAGCTTGGATGACGTGCATGGTCAGATTCTTTTGGTCAGCCAATTCACGCTGTGCGCCAACCTGCACAAAGGAAACCGCCCCAGTTACGATGATGCCGAGGACCCAGAAAAGGCTAACCAAATGTATAGTAAAGCTCTTTCCTATCTCACCGGATTGGGCTATACTGTAGCCCATGGGCGGTTTGGTGCCCACATGATGGTCACCTACACCAACGACGGTCCGGTGACGTTCGTCCTGGAACGATAG
- a CDS encoding rRNA pseudouridine synthase, whose amino-acid sequence MKIEYPIRLQAYLAKSGCGSRRSCEELITSGRVKVNTKLVTELGTKVDRDDAVTVDGQAVEPAEMTYYFALNKPKGYVCTNYDPNERLYARDLIDIPDRSLLFYIGRLDKDSTGLVLFTNDGQTANQIMHPSHGIEKEYLVQTDLDIRKGDLEEARKGVYVDSNRPYTIKSYEVINRRVARIILTEGRNREIRKIFSYFGYEVKQLQRTRIGSIHLGELKMGAYRRLEPKEIEDLVKEAVE is encoded by the coding sequence ATGAAAATTGAGTATCCCATCAGACTGCAGGCTTACCTGGCCAAGAGTGGCTGTGGTTCCCGCAGAAGCTGCGAGGAATTGATCACCAGCGGACGGGTGAAGGTAAACACCAAACTGGTCACCGAACTGGGGACCAAAGTTGACCGTGATGATGCGGTGACGGTGGACGGGCAGGCCGTTGAACCAGCGGAAATGACCTATTACTTCGCGCTGAACAAGCCAAAGGGGTATGTGTGCACCAACTACGATCCCAATGAACGGCTGTACGCCCGGGATTTGATCGACATCCCAGACCGGAGCCTGCTTTTCTACATCGGACGGTTGGACAAGGACTCCACCGGACTGGTGCTGTTCACCAATGACGGCCAGACGGCAAACCAGATCATGCATCCGTCCCATGGGATTGAGAAAGAGTATCTGGTGCAGACCGACCTGGACATCCGCAAGGGTGATCTGGAAGAGGCGAGAAAGGGCGTGTATGTGGATTCCAACCGGCCGTACACCATCAAGTCGTACGAAGTGATCAACCGCAGGGTGGCCAGAATCATCCTTACCGAAGGACGCAACCGGGAAATCCGAAAGATTTTCTCCTACTTCGGCTATGAGGTGAAGCAGTTGCAGCGCACCCGAATCGGATCCATCCATCTGGGGGAACTGAAGATGGGCGCATACCGCCGTCTGGAACCGAAGGAGATCGAGGATCTGGTCAAGGAGGCCGTGGAATGA
- the rpe gene encoding ribulose-phosphate 3-epimerase: MEHSKLILAPSVLSADFSRMAEELETINQSAAKWIHFDVMDGRFVPNITFGPKFIQDLKPCSSLVYDTHLMIDEPEKYVELFARSGCDYITVHAEATVHLHRVLQLIHSCGCKAGVAIVPSTPVCMIEPVLEDCDLVLVMTVNPGFGGQQIIPSTLHKVSDLAQIRDDEGYGYLVSVDGGINEKTITDAVLAGADVAVCGSAFFSSDDRAAFADEMIRLADEALSQ; this comes from the coding sequence ATGGAACATAGCAAACTCATTCTGGCTCCGAGCGTCCTTTCCGCTGACTTTTCCCGGATGGCGGAAGAGCTTGAGACGATCAACCAAAGCGCGGCGAAATGGATTCATTTCGACGTGATGGACGGCAGGTTTGTCCCGAACATCACGTTCGGACCGAAATTCATCCAGGACTTGAAACCCTGTTCCTCATTGGTGTACGACACTCACCTGATGATCGATGAACCGGAAAAGTACGTCGAATTGTTCGCACGGAGCGGCTGTGATTACATCACCGTACATGCCGAGGCGACCGTCCATCTGCATCGGGTGCTCCAACTGATCCACAGTTGTGGATGCAAGGCAGGGGTGGCGATCGTGCCATCCACTCCGGTGTGCATGATCGAGCCGGTGCTGGAGGATTGCGACCTGGTGCTGGTCATGACGGTCAACCCTGGTTTCGGCGGACAACAGATCATCCCCAGCACGTTGCACAAGGTAAGCGATCTTGCCCAGATCCGTGATGATGAAGGGTATGGGTATCTGGTCAGTGTGGACGGAGGCATCAACGAAAAGACAATCACCGACGCCGTCCTTGCAGGGGCCGATGTGGCAGTCTGCGGCTCAGCGTTCTTCAGCAGCGATGACCGCGCCGCGTTCGCCGACGAGATGATCCGTCTGGCCGATGAGGCGCTTTCCCAATGA
- a CDS encoding 30S ribosomal protein S1: MDEKKTKLQQMQDAYLKSLDEIEDGQLVTGTVVQVNDETVFLDVGYKSEGRIPRSEFTEIPNVGDKVEVVIVQKEGKGGQIVVSKKRADYQKRTEELKAASENHTPIMGKFDKVIKGGYEVDLGGDYRGFCPLSKADVVRVEDPESLIGVSDYFMIDKFHSGAKLKSVVNRREYLDQKIKENKEKFFANVKIGDVVEGVVKSFTSFGAFIDLGGFDGLLHINDMSWGHVTRPKDFVKKGQVVQLRLINIDPETQKINLSLKHMSEDPWTTFEQHYHVGDVIKQKVTKITNFGAFIELEPGIEGLAHISEMSWTKRINNPSEILKVGDVVEAKILGYDLDKKRVSLGLKQLQENPWDTIAERYPVGMTLSKPVVKITNSGAFVNLEEGIDGFLHIDDISWTKKVKNMASFCKEGDVIDVVVLKVEPENRKIKLGVKQLEGNPWQQLRHDYPKFSTISGVISNVTDFGVFVKVPGDIEGLISKFNLVGPDEEYTDDVLKKFKVGDPITAMVIECNPTTQKLSLSIKEMVKRSEQSEIAKYTINNDHDDSDTFSLADLMKSKKDEEEEKEAPKEEKPAEAPEAQPETQK, from the coding sequence ATGGATGAAAAGAAAACCAAACTGCAGCAGATGCAGGATGCGTATCTTAAATCTCTTGATGAAATCGAAGACGGTCAGCTCGTGACCGGTACTGTTGTCCAGGTAAATGACGAGACGGTGTTTTTGGACGTCGGCTATAAGAGCGAGGGTAGGATTCCCCGCTCGGAATTCACGGAAATTCCCAATGTCGGTGACAAGGTGGAAGTAGTCATCGTACAGAAAGAAGGGAAGGGCGGTCAGATCGTCGTTTCCAAGAAGCGGGCCGATTACCAGAAGCGCACGGAAGAGTTGAAGGCAGCCAGCGAGAACCATACCCCGATTATGGGTAAGTTCGACAAGGTGATCAAAGGCGGATATGAAGTTGATCTTGGTGGCGACTACCGTGGGTTCTGCCCACTCTCCAAGGCTGATGTCGTCCGTGTCGAGGATCCCGAATCTCTGATCGGTGTCTCCGACTATTTCATGATCGACAAGTTCCATAGCGGTGCCAAGCTGAAGAGCGTGGTCAACCGCCGTGAATACCTTGACCAGAAGATCAAGGAAAACAAAGAGAAGTTCTTCGCAAACGTGAAGATCGGTGATGTCGTCGAAGGTGTGGTGAAATCGTTCACCAGCTTTGGAGCGTTCATTGATCTGGGCGGATTCGACGGGCTGCTCCATATCAACGATATGAGCTGGGGTCATGTGACCCGGCCGAAAGATTTCGTCAAAAAAGGGCAGGTTGTCCAGCTTCGGTTGATCAATATTGATCCCGAGACGCAGAAGATCAACCTTTCCTTGAAGCATATGAGTGAGGATCCGTGGACGACCTTCGAGCAGCATTACCATGTCGGCGATGTGATCAAGCAGAAGGTTACCAAGATCACCAACTTCGGTGCGTTCATCGAGCTGGAGCCGGGCATTGAAGGCCTTGCACATATTTCCGAGATGTCATGGACCAAGCGGATCAACAATCCCAGCGAAATCCTGAAAGTCGGTGATGTGGTTGAGGCGAAGATTCTGGGATACGATCTGGACAAGAAACGGGTTTCACTGGGCCTGAAGCAGCTGCAGGAAAATCCGTGGGACACCATTGCCGAGCGGTATCCGGTTGGCATGACGCTTTCCAAGCCGGTGGTGAAGATCACCAACAGTGGCGCGTTCGTCAACCTTGAGGAAGGCATCGACGGGTTCCTGCATATCGACGACATCTCCTGGACGAAGAAAGTGAAGAACATGGCCTCCTTCTGCAAGGAAGGCGATGTGATCGACGTGGTCGTCCTGAAGGTCGAGCCGGAGAATCGGAAGATCAAGCTTGGCGTCAAGCAGCTGGAGGGGAACCCCTGGCAGCAACTCCGCCACGATTATCCGAAGTTCAGCACGATCAGCGGTGTGATCTCCAACGTCACTGACTTTGGCGTGTTCGTCAAGGTTCCTGGTGACATCGAAGGTTTGATCAGCAAGTTCAACCTGGTTGGACCTGATGAAGAGTATACCGACGACGTTCTGAAGAAGTTCAAAGTTGGTGACCCGATCACCGCAATGGTCATTGAATGCAATCCGACGACGCAGAAACTTTCCCTGTCCATCAAGGAAATGGTCAAGCGCAGTGAGCAGAGCGAAATCGCCAAGTACACGATCAACAATGATCATGACGACAGCGATACGTTCAGCCTGGCTGATTTGATGAAGTCCAAGAAGGATGAGGAAGAGGAGAAGGAAGCGCCAAAGGAAGAAAAGCCTGCTGAAGCTCCTGAAGCCCAGCCTGAGACGCAAAAATAA
- a CDS encoding segregation/condensation protein A, with protein sequence MADADIRFTTNDGKNFHSPSLKFDGPLELLLYMIQQSEMNIYDIPIAQITDQFIDYLSSHQDMDLGTMTSFYKMAAELLSIKSRMLLPVDVEFDEEYEDPRQELVEQLIEYQKFKKYTQLLETGGVGGDIAIARKESAFMLPFSDQDLFQDVTLQKLLETFTSLMRTIAPNKVFNVYESVTVSEKIALMDELFETKDKLTLEDVIVHMDSKLDIVCSFMAILECCKLQKIVIHQEEPYGTIMIIQRPQDFDASKADEIDDQYDEMVEHGFQEEDNFSTVDETEQVKGPLHDDKGIKREDGKELAYDDEVEEEIIPLDDDKDGA encoded by the coding sequence ATGGCCGATGCAGATATCCGTTTCACCACCAATGATGGCAAGAATTTTCATTCACCGTCGCTGAAGTTTGACGGACCGTTGGAACTTTTGTTGTACATGATCCAACAGTCCGAAATGAACATCTACGATATCCCCATCGCCCAGATCACCGACCAGTTCATCGACTATCTCTCCAGCCATCAGGATATGGATCTTGGCACGATGACCAGTTTCTACAAGATGGCGGCGGAACTGTTGTCCATCAAGAGCCGGATGCTCCTTCCCGTGGACGTTGAGTTTGACGAGGAATATGAGGATCCACGGCAGGAACTGGTCGAGCAGTTGATCGAATACCAGAAGTTCAAGAAGTACACCCAGCTCTTGGAAACCGGTGGAGTGGGGGGCGACATCGCCATCGCCCGCAAGGAAAGCGCGTTCATGCTTCCGTTCTCCGACCAGGATTTGTTCCAGGACGTGACGCTTCAGAAATTGCTGGAAACGTTCACCAGTTTGATGCGTACCATTGCGCCCAACAAAGTGTTCAACGTCTATGAAAGCGTTACGGTAAGTGAGAAGATCGCCCTGATGGATGAACTCTTTGAGACAAAGGACAAGCTTACCTTGGAGGATGTCATCGTCCACATGGACAGCAAGCTTGACATCGTCTGCTCGTTCATGGCGATTCTGGAATGCTGCAAACTGCAGAAGATCGTCATCCATCAGGAGGAGCCGTACGGGACCATCATGATCATCCAGCGTCCTCAGGATTTCGACGCATCCAAAGCGGACGAGATCGACGACCAGTATGATGAGATGGTGGAGCATGGCTTCCAGGAAGAGGACAACTTCTCCACGGTGGATGAAACAGAGCAGGTCAAAGGACCGCTGCACGATGACAAAGGCATCAAGCGGGAGGATGGCAAGGAACTTGCTTACGATGACGAGGTCGAGGAGGAGATCATCCCCCTGGACGATGACAAGGATGGTGCATGA